The Tubulanus polymorphus chromosome 6, tnTubPoly1.2, whole genome shotgun sequence genome includes a region encoding these proteins:
- the LOC141906877 gene encoding centrosomal protein of 70 kDa-like isoform X1 produces MAAEVAEGNLNIRKMDEAFQRAYDSEMNAWDEVNRDLRHYGLQPISALHPAHLTTQNEIIFMDPMMMRSIRHSLNTLMLDCERRQNLVQDLILNNNKLRDDLKQQNEMAENYEQRAKDLKLMLESSKYKLKELEEDNSLERSLLEEREEKLRNTKHVVQSQNKQLDRKLQLQQDEISRLRNKIKLINEQDENRIKRQRQVFEKLKRRSVRSHNPHDEKLLDIIDNYETQIQHLQKQLDLRDTDSDVDDDDDDITPPPSVKQNDSSSHYKRLFKTYEKELHDSKQVIKDLEDRNELIKMELDSRPLMKDFRTLQARNKKLEKIIAKHKINVTEERIETTGIDRKYSTLAEDIDYLPLGHCRHHLKQICSKFGLMDLADVMPQIGKNLKQVEIQPKLEQFARDVLNIVNSRNALRPPNNDDLQPVSPAKAHAVWCEQTWAHVIPTLQHWLEQLSSLKELKQSVKRLAIHLIPWKPIRFTDDSDMYDVIEAIDDLSNEDFKFDKDSIPETKPPPPPMMEAMIAHFQKLFDVPSLSGVYPRMNEIYSKLGEVHNVMHSIKTLLALDEDCKSSCVVDTVGKLCQLQNAATAEQLEGLLNGDDLDLILQKLEMYDEFFPAFEETVTKLMEILEIQRMEQIIPAVRAVKLLAS; encoded by the exons ATGGCCGCCGAAGTTGCAGAGGGAAATTTG aatatccGAAAAATGGACGAAGCCTTCCAAAGAGCGTATGAT AGTGAAATGAACGCCTGGGATGAAGTAAATAGAGATCTTCGTCATTATGGATTACAACCAATTTCTGCCCTGCATCCAGCTCATTTAACCACTCAAAATG AGATTATATTCATGGATCCGATGATGATGCGGTCAATTCGTCATAGTTTAAATACGTTGATGTTAGATTGCGAGCGACGTCAGAATCTAGTTCAAGATTTGATCctcaataataataaactcAG GGATGATTTGAAACAGCAAAATGAAATGGCTGAAAACTATGAACAGCGCGCTAAAGATCTAAAACTGATGCTGGAAAGTTCGAAATATAAATTAAAG GAGTTGGAGGAAGATAACTCGTTGGAGCGTTCACTGTTGGAGGAACGCGAAGAAAAATTGCGTAATACAAAACACGTCGTACAATCACAGAACAAACAACTAGATCGAAAACTACAACTTCAGCAGGATGAAATATCACGATtgagaaataaaatcaaactcaTTAATGAACAG GATGAAAATCGCATAAAACGTCAGAGACAAGTATTCGAGAAACTGAAACGTCGATCCGTTCGTTCGCACAATCCTCACGATGAGAAACTACTCgatatcatcgataattacGAAACACAAATTCAACATCTTCAAAAACAACTCGATTTACGCGACACTGATTCCGATgttgatgacgacgacgatgatatTACTCCTCCTCCGTCTGTCAAACAGAACGATTCGTCTTCACATTACAAACGATTGTTTAAG ACGTATGAGAAGGAACTGCACGACAGTAAACAGGTTATAAAAGATTTGGAAGatcgaaatgaactgattaaaaTGGAACTCGATTCCAG ACCTCTGATGAAAGATTTCCGCACGCTGCAGGCACGAAATAAAAAACTCGAGAAAATCATCGCGAAACATAAAATCAACGTCACCGAAGAGAGAATAGAGACTACAGGAATAGATCGTAAATATAGCACGTTAGCGGAAGATATCGATTATCTGCCGCTCGGTCACTGCAGACATCATCTTAAACAAATCTGTTCAAAATTCGGATTAATGGATTTGGCGGACGTGATGCCACAAATCGGTAAAAATCTCAAACAAGTCGAAATTCAACCTAAACTTGAACAG TTTGCTCGTGATGTGTTGAATATAGTAAACTCGAGAAACGCACTACGGCCTCCTAACAATGATGATCTACAGCCTGTTTCACCGGCGAAAGCGCACGCTGTTTGGTGCGAACAAACGTGGGCTCATGTTATACCTACTCTTCAACACTGGTTAGAACAGTTGTCTAGTTTAAAG gaATTGAAACAGTCAGTGAAACGTCTTGCGATTCATTTGATTCCGTGGAAACCGATTCGTTTTACGGACGATTCCGACATGTACGACGTGATAGAGGCGATCGATGATCTGAGCAATGAGgatttcaaatttgacaaA GATTCGATCCCGGAGACGAAACCTCCGCCGCCGCCGATGATGGAAGCGATGATCGCGCACTTTCAGAAACTGTTCGACGTCCCGTCGTTATCGGGAGTTTATCCGCGAATGAATGAGATTTATAGTAAATTAGGAGAAGTTCACAACGTAATGCATTCTATAAAGACTCTTCTGGCGCTCG ATGAAGATTGCAAATCGTCCTGCGTCGTCGATACGGTCGGTAAACTGTGTCAGTTACAAAACGCGGCCACCGCCGAGCAACTCGAAGGTCTACTCAACGGCGACGACCTCGACCTCATACTGCAGAAGTTGGAGATGTACGACGAGTTTTTCCCGGCGTTCGAAGAAACGGTGACGAAATTGATGGAAATTCTCGAGATTCAGAGAATGGAGCAGATAATACCCGCTGTGAGGGCTGTGAAATTACTCGCATCATAG
- the LOC141906973 gene encoding uncharacterized protein LOC141906973, giving the protein MGEKNDRNVASDEVEDDNEGRNKEKAKKKSSEKTTESDGDEIDAAETSTVCRKLQTKKSEKVTFNHRRKGNKPTKRKRSSSSVGEDYYDDLVEMTAKPAYNKTRRVTRSTTRSAARIIATKRRKITSPQQMLPVVEETETNNSPDDAEKETKKSKCEICGCETVDQRNLLQHVQRAHHERNHRCETCGRRYALLKDLTIHRKTHNERYVCNTCGRVYKQESVLKKHMLTHTADFVKPVFKCTECERTFSTRYTLTTHTAAVHRGEATSFLCPTCGKSFTQKHTLVEHQNVHLGVKPFTCDVCDMRFTFSSSLRQHRMKHDAVKRYKCVECGKDFTHRNSLRLHKVIHQKERPFQCQFCGRSFTQKQALQRHERIHRGERPFICEVCGRSFTDNSTLRRHINTHSKTPATTTTTPANSTSVKITGNTSTQIPQTSQPLINHLSPLSLPASAATALPTEHPQSPQVNNRLSPISSSRQQSTLTMLPSVTMPSSSIDIHQMQLAPPHQHPLHHHHSHHHHQQQQHLHPQQHHLQHPQHQQLPQPPPTIHQQMLHPGQQYSIAAAAAAVPPISNSVYHTGLYDDSVMIPMSMMTNEDTIPMHY; this is encoded by the coding sequence ATGGGAGAGAAAAATGATCGGAATGTGGCGAGCGATGAGGTAGAGGATGATAATGAAGGtcgaaataaagaaaaagcGAAGAAAAAATCGAGCGAAAAGACGACCGAAAGTGATGGCGATGAAATCGATGCTGCTGAAACATCGACCGTTTGTCGTAAATTACAAAcgaaaaaatcagaaaaagtaACATTCAATCACCGTCGCAAGGGGAATAAACCGACGAAACGCAAacggtcgtcgtcgtcggtcgGTGAAGATTATTACGATGATTTAGTGGAGATGACGGCGAAACCGGCGTATAATAAAACACGTCGCGTCACTCGGTCTACGACTCGATCGGCCGCACGAATCATCGCTACGAAACGCCGAAAAATCACATCGCCGCAACAAATGTTACCGGTCGTCGAGGAAACCGAAACGAATAATTCTCCGGACGATgcggaaaaagaaacaaagaaaaGCAAATGCGAAATTTGCGGCTGCGAAACGGTCGATCAACGCAATCTGCTGCAGCACGTACAACGAGCTCATCACGAGAGGAATCATCGATGTGAAACGTGCGGTCGACGTTACGCGTTACTGAAAGATCTTACGATTCATCGTAAAACGCACAATGAACGTTACGTGTGTAACACGTGCGGTCGTGTTTATAAACAGGAATCCGTGTTGAAGAAACACATGTTAACGCACACGGCCGACTTCGTGAAACCGGTGTTTAAATGTACGGAATGCGAGCGCACGTTTTCGACGCGGTACACACTGACGACGCACACGGCTGCGGTACACCGCGGCGAGGCGACGTCGTTTCTGTGTCCGACGTGCGGTAAGAGTTTCACGCAGAAGCACACGCTCGTGGAACACCAGAACGTGCACCTCGGCGTTAAACCGTTCACGTGCGACGTGTGCGATATGCGATTCACGTTCTCTTCGTCGCTACGGCAACACAGAATGAAACACGACGCGGTTAAACGTTATAAATGCGTCGAATGCGGTAAAGATTTCACGCATCGCAATTCGCTGCGTTTGCACAAAGTGATTCATCAGAAAGAACGTCCGTTTCAGTGTCAGTTCTGCGGCCGATCGTTCACGCAGAAACAAGCGTTACAACGACACGAGCGAATACATCGCGGCGAGAGACCGTTCATCTGCGAGGTGTGCGGTCGTTCGTTTACCGATAACTCGACGTTACGTCGTCATATAAACACTCACAGTAAAACACctgcgacgacgacgacgacaccTGCGAATTCGACCTCCGTTAAAATAACGGGGAATACTTCGACTCAAATTCCTCAGACGTCGCAACCTTTAATCAATCATTTATCCCCGTTATCTCTACCCGCATCAGCAGCAACGGCTCTACCGACCGAACATCCTCAATCTCCTCAGGTCAACAATCGATTGTCCCCGATCTCATCGTCGCGGCAACAATCTACGCTGACTATGTTGCCGTCGGTAACAATGCCGTCGTCGTCGATCGATATTCATCAGATGCAACTCGCGCCGCCGCATCAACATCCgctacatcatcatcattctcatcatcatcaccagcagcagcaacattTACACCCTCAACAACATCATCTACAGCATCCTCAGCATCAGCAGCTGCCGCAGCCTCCTCCGACTATTCATCAACAGATGTTACACCCGGGACAGCAGTATAGCAtcgcagcagcggcagcagcagtgCCACCTATATCTAATAGTGTATATCATACAGGATTATACGATGATTCAGTAATGATTCCGATGTCAATGATGACTAATGAAGATACAATTCCGATGCATTATTAA
- the LOC141906877 gene encoding centrosomal protein of 70 kDa-like isoform X2 codes for MDEAFQRAYDSEMNAWDEVNRDLRHYGLQPISALHPAHLTTQNEIIFMDPMMMRSIRHSLNTLMLDCERRQNLVQDLILNNNKLRDDLKQQNEMAENYEQRAKDLKLMLESSKYKLKELEEDNSLERSLLEEREEKLRNTKHVVQSQNKQLDRKLQLQQDEISRLRNKIKLINEQDENRIKRQRQVFEKLKRRSVRSHNPHDEKLLDIIDNYETQIQHLQKQLDLRDTDSDVDDDDDDITPPPSVKQNDSSSHYKRLFKTYEKELHDSKQVIKDLEDRNELIKMELDSRPLMKDFRTLQARNKKLEKIIAKHKINVTEERIETTGIDRKYSTLAEDIDYLPLGHCRHHLKQICSKFGLMDLADVMPQIGKNLKQVEIQPKLEQFARDVLNIVNSRNALRPPNNDDLQPVSPAKAHAVWCEQTWAHVIPTLQHWLEQLSSLKELKQSVKRLAIHLIPWKPIRFTDDSDMYDVIEAIDDLSNEDFKFDKDSIPETKPPPPPMMEAMIAHFQKLFDVPSLSGVYPRMNEIYSKLGEVHNVMHSIKTLLALDEDCKSSCVVDTVGKLCQLQNAATAEQLEGLLNGDDLDLILQKLEMYDEFFPAFEETVTKLMEILEIQRMEQIIPAVRAVKLLAS; via the exons ATGGACGAAGCCTTCCAAAGAGCGTATGAT AGTGAAATGAACGCCTGGGATGAAGTAAATAGAGATCTTCGTCATTATGGATTACAACCAATTTCTGCCCTGCATCCAGCTCATTTAACCACTCAAAATG AGATTATATTCATGGATCCGATGATGATGCGGTCAATTCGTCATAGTTTAAATACGTTGATGTTAGATTGCGAGCGACGTCAGAATCTAGTTCAAGATTTGATCctcaataataataaactcAG GGATGATTTGAAACAGCAAAATGAAATGGCTGAAAACTATGAACAGCGCGCTAAAGATCTAAAACTGATGCTGGAAAGTTCGAAATATAAATTAAAG GAGTTGGAGGAAGATAACTCGTTGGAGCGTTCACTGTTGGAGGAACGCGAAGAAAAATTGCGTAATACAAAACACGTCGTACAATCACAGAACAAACAACTAGATCGAAAACTACAACTTCAGCAGGATGAAATATCACGATtgagaaataaaatcaaactcaTTAATGAACAG GATGAAAATCGCATAAAACGTCAGAGACAAGTATTCGAGAAACTGAAACGTCGATCCGTTCGTTCGCACAATCCTCACGATGAGAAACTACTCgatatcatcgataattacGAAACACAAATTCAACATCTTCAAAAACAACTCGATTTACGCGACACTGATTCCGATgttgatgacgacgacgatgatatTACTCCTCCTCCGTCTGTCAAACAGAACGATTCGTCTTCACATTACAAACGATTGTTTAAG ACGTATGAGAAGGAACTGCACGACAGTAAACAGGTTATAAAAGATTTGGAAGatcgaaatgaactgattaaaaTGGAACTCGATTCCAG ACCTCTGATGAAAGATTTCCGCACGCTGCAGGCACGAAATAAAAAACTCGAGAAAATCATCGCGAAACATAAAATCAACGTCACCGAAGAGAGAATAGAGACTACAGGAATAGATCGTAAATATAGCACGTTAGCGGAAGATATCGATTATCTGCCGCTCGGTCACTGCAGACATCATCTTAAACAAATCTGTTCAAAATTCGGATTAATGGATTTGGCGGACGTGATGCCACAAATCGGTAAAAATCTCAAACAAGTCGAAATTCAACCTAAACTTGAACAG TTTGCTCGTGATGTGTTGAATATAGTAAACTCGAGAAACGCACTACGGCCTCCTAACAATGATGATCTACAGCCTGTTTCACCGGCGAAAGCGCACGCTGTTTGGTGCGAACAAACGTGGGCTCATGTTATACCTACTCTTCAACACTGGTTAGAACAGTTGTCTAGTTTAAAG gaATTGAAACAGTCAGTGAAACGTCTTGCGATTCATTTGATTCCGTGGAAACCGATTCGTTTTACGGACGATTCCGACATGTACGACGTGATAGAGGCGATCGATGATCTGAGCAATGAGgatttcaaatttgacaaA GATTCGATCCCGGAGACGAAACCTCCGCCGCCGCCGATGATGGAAGCGATGATCGCGCACTTTCAGAAACTGTTCGACGTCCCGTCGTTATCGGGAGTTTATCCGCGAATGAATGAGATTTATAGTAAATTAGGAGAAGTTCACAACGTAATGCATTCTATAAAGACTCTTCTGGCGCTCG ATGAAGATTGCAAATCGTCCTGCGTCGTCGATACGGTCGGTAAACTGTGTCAGTTACAAAACGCGGCCACCGCCGAGCAACTCGAAGGTCTACTCAACGGCGACGACCTCGACCTCATACTGCAGAAGTTGGAGATGTACGACGAGTTTTTCCCGGCGTTCGAAGAAACGGTGACGAAATTGATGGAAATTCTCGAGATTCAGAGAATGGAGCAGATAATACCCGCTGTGAGGGCTGTGAAATTACTCGCATCATAG